The window AACCCCAAAACAAGCCCTAATCTCGCTCTACGATGATCAAAAACAAACAgcgaaaaaaatagaaactaaaATCACTAAACTAACACACCAGAAAACAGCGATGATTCAACCAAATCTAATCTAAAGAACCCTAACGGATCAGCTAAACAAAACAATCAGAAGCAGATTCACGGCGAATACAGAACGGAGCCACGACGGGGGAAATCGAATTAACGGAGGAAATGATGAATCGGAGCTTACATCGACGGGAGGCGGAGTCATCATAGTCATTGGCCGGAGGAAGATCGACGGTGAAATCGAGAGAACGAACAGAGAAAAATCAAAGTGACTAGAGAGATGTACAATCTGCTCGATTCTTTTTGTTACTCTCTTTCTCGGCTTCGAAGTATGATATTTTCGATGATTTACGGGggtgtttttgtaattttcaaaCCGCTCCGTACTCAGATTTATTTTTTCTCCGAGGTTGGGTCCTTTCTAACGAGACAGACCACTGGTTAAGCGACACGTATTGGTGTTAGGACGCTGCTGCTGTCATACAAGACGCTCGACGTGGCTGCTTCGAAGGTTAATCTCCTGAGATTTGCTCTTTATTTTGCTTTTGGTAAAGGTTAATCTTTTCCTTTGGGGTTGTCTTTTTGCTCTAAATTttcctaaaaatattttctggttaattttaattagttatgTCAGTTtagtatgttttatttttgatataacCTAAATAAATTAACTGGGACAATAGAGTTGTGAAATACCACAAGACACAACTATtttcattttgatatttttttatagcaatcggtaaaatttagtaaatatgTTGAccatttgatttttaaaaagtttcaaTAGCAGAATTAGACGAATATTGTTTGTTAATTTTCCTTTTAtactaagaaaataatttttaaaaattcttatcTCTTCTCTAAATTGGGCTAAAACTGGGCTTTTTGAGAACAATGCCAGTCTAATGGCATGACTTAAGCAAACAAGACTAACAGAGCGGTCTTTCATCACCAAGGCAGAGAAGCCCAAGTCTCAAAGACCATAGGCAATTACAAAGATTGGATTATGGAAGGACCGAGCGTATCCTTGACTTTATGAGATTTTTTCTTCGAATCATGCATTGTtgatttataaaagtttttgtACTTTGTTAGAACTTTCTTGttgtctttcttttttgttaatATGTATATGTATGCTTGTTAGAACTTTCCTTACAAATGAAATATCTGACATGAAGTACaatattgtatatatttataagagtttTGGTATAAGGTTTTTATTTGAGAGGTCAGAAAGTCGAAATCATATTCCTCTAGAACTGTTTAACTCTCATTtgtaattaaatttagtttatGGGTTATCTGCTTCCtttgtatttttattcttttgacAAAAGCTtcctttttatattaaaaatctgTTTTTCCTATCTTCTATACATATAACATCAAACTTGGAGATAAGATTAGGTTAACCCTTGCGTCATCATCAATCGACTTGATTTTTCCAAGTTATCTGCTTCTTTGTCTCATTTTTGAGATGACACCCgaacaatatattaaaagaagATTCTAAGCAGGGAACTAAATCATCTCAATGGACGAAAATATTAGACTTACCGGATAAATTGACGTGGACAAGTCACCTATCCTTGCTTCCCTTTTACTTTCATCTTCACCTGACCAAACTTCGAATTTCAATACAAGGTTACACTACTTTGATAAGTCAAGAATTCCACTTTATCAGTGAAGAAAGTTATTAAATTGGTTTTTATAATCTTTATATGTTGGATCACTTGTTGTATTGATCAGTTACACTGGCTGAAGTAGATCGTGTATGTAGTAAGACTACATTTTCTTTAAAGTAGGGTAAAATAATATGAGAAAAATATTGATGCAAtctttttatgtaaaatttagtTCCTAACAATTTTCTTATTTGACTTGGTGTGCAGTAAAAAGAAAACTTAGTATAATTTAGAACTTGAAACATAATAATGATGAATTTAAGTAAGAAGTCAGTGCATCATGAATAGGTATAAATTTCTTTATCCAAGACTTCTTGAACTAGTTGGAGATTCCAGTTGATTTCATGTGTGACTTTCTTAAAAGTTAATGTGGATCCTACGTTAACTCAAATCTTGATGTCTAATATCAACATTAATGATATAACAGTTGTTtacactttttttcttttcagctTCAGCTTTCTTGAATCTTCCATGTGGGGTTGGAAAATCATACTCAGATATcctaagaaaagaagaaaaataaatattaacagcAGAGTAAGTACTCAGAACAATTAAAAGTAAAACTCAAAAGAggttagagagaaagaaaggtGGTGACGACTTATGCCAATATAACTTTTctataaagagagagaaagaaataacAATAATTAACAAACAATGAAAAAGAAAGGTGAACAAGACGCACTAAGTCTATAAGCTGCTTGAGCACAGAGAGAGAGGAAGGAAGAaccaaaaaagaacaaaaaaacaaaagagaaaaatgcAGAGATTAGCACCATTGATGGAAGAACCGATGgatcaagaagaacaagaaagagGAGGAGGATCAATCAGAACGAAATCATGGAAGAAATGGATAAAGACACAACTGCAGTCTATGATCATTCACAAAAAACCAGATGCAAAGGTTCTTCTCAGTGTTCTTGGATGCCCTCTCTTCCCTGTCCCTCCTCTCTCCAAGATGTCTCTCCAACAGGTACTATTATACGGCGTATGTATGTGATATCTACATACTGTATGTACTTATATGGAAAACTATTTCAACTAACTAAAAACATGTTTTGGTGGGTggcattaaataaaattagtttatgatgcttttgtatatattttctcattGCATCTGAAGTATCTTTCGTATTAATTACATAGACATGCTTTTAATCTGGTGAGAACTATTAACTTGACAAGTTTGCATCCATTAATTGACGACAGTTACACTTACACCTCATAAATGGTTTTTGGTATATTTCTCAGTTGAAATAACGTAagttttttttgactaaaatatAACGTAGTttatcttctctttcttttcggATTTGAAAACATGACATAtgcaaaactttatatttaaaagGCAATTTGCAAGTATTTGTTAATAATTCAGATAATCTTGCCATATTTTGCATTTCCTCTTTTTAAATAACAGAATAAATGATATAAGATTTATCGGGttaattataaatgtattttaaagtTTATAGAAGTCTTGTGTTTGATTTTTCAGTGTCCTCTTTGGTAAATTACTAAGAATATATATTTCTAGGTGGGTTCCTGTGAAAAGCGAGTCTCTATGACTCCACTGTTTATTCTTAAGATTTTTCATGATACATGATTACATGTGTGAGATTTGCTAGAATCTGTGGACAATAAGGCCACAGGTCAGTGTCACATACCAAGAATAAGAATTAGTCAATGCAAGACTCGATCACGAGATCCCTACATAATTACAGGAGACACAATTATTCCATTACAATAAACTTATGGTTTTCAGATCTGAATgaatacttattattattttgtattcaGTAAAATTACATGATTTGTACtagaaagagaaaaacaaaaacaaattaagctGCTATTGCATATTAAAACTTCTTAGACCCAAATTTGATTGAGTACATATCATAGTTTTAATTGTTTATGATTCAAATCACtactattttagagaaaaaaaaataccctTTTCGTagtttaatagattagatacaATATGGTCTCCAACATATTGATAGAGGAAACAAAAGGTTCAGATCCATGCTAAAATATGCATGAATCATACTAATCCATATAGTTATTATGATCATTATAGGTATCATCGTCAGCACAATACATCATACAACATTTCGCCGCAGCAACGGGATGCAAGAAACTCGAAAGAGGAATCAAAAACACTTTCGTAACTGGAAAAATTACAATGACTATGATGAATGACCTCAGTGGCTCAGCCACAGTTAATGCTTCGCCTGTGTCTCATAAAGGATGCTTCGTCATGTGGCAAATGCTACCAGAAAAGTGGCTCATCGAGCTGGTCGGTGGCGGTCATAAGATTTCAGCCGGAAGTGATGGAGAAATTGCTTGGCGTTATACACCCTGGCTCGGTGATCACGCTGCTAAAGGCGCTATACGGCCTTTGCGACGTACTCTACAAGTAAGTATATATTTTcgctaattttttatttcatcaataatttatacaaaaatattcaCATTTTTGTAAACATTTGAAGAATAACTTATATTAGTGTGAATATATATACCAGAATAAGCTTGTTAATCTTTATCTAACTAGAGATTATGCAATTAATCTTCATATAGTTAATACAAACATTTTTCAAGATTCGAAGTATAGAAATACATCTAGTGAAAGCTGAAAAATCATAATTGTATATTGTTTTAATTTGCTTTAggcaaaaagaagaagatgagtgtGTTGGATCTGACATTCTACTTTGGGAGATGCTTTCTTAGCTTTCTattgagatgaatattttttgcCTTAATCACGTGCTACTAATTGACTTTATCATGCgcttaaaaaatggaaataaagGTCGGAACTTGGGAGAGAGATtcaaagtttatatatatatatatagttaatccAAACTTTATACAATTATTAGATTTTAGGGACAAAACATTATGTGTTAGTGGTCCCCTTTTTATGGTACATATATCACTGTTATCATTAATTCTTTGcatcataatttaaaactaaacctCTCTATtggttttatataataatattgacACTAAAAATAAAGAGGGTTTATGTTTTGCTCTTATTCATGTGTATTGTCCCCTATTTTGTAGTTTTCTGTTCTGTTGTTTGGTTGTGGTCCAGTTCGGTCTGTAAGGACAACATCAATATAAATCCGGTTGATTAATATGAATAGTTCCACTAAGAATACAGAGATAGTATGTGAATTGTTAAGGATAATACTGTATTTCTATTAATGGAGATTGTATATCTCAATACACAATCAGGGGTTGGATCCTCTAACAATATCATCAGTATTTTCATCGGCACAATTTGTTGGAGAGAAAGAAATCAATGGAAAGGATTGCTTCGTTCTCAAGTTATCAACCGACCAAACTGATTTAACAAGACGCAGCGACTCTACGGCTGAGATGATCAAACATGTCGCCTTCGGTTACTTCAGCCAGAAAAGTGGCCTTCTACTTTGCCTTGAAGACTCTTCCCTAACTAGGTACATTACATCACAACAGTTTGATCATTCTATTTTGATTCTTTAAGGGGTTCATGCAAACCAATAGATGACAGTATTGGTTTAGATAAACAAGATGTGGTTGTTATGTAGGATTCAGACACCGGGTAGTCTTCCGACATACTGGGAGACCTCAATGTCGTCATGGATGGAGGATTACCGAGCAATCGAAGGTAGTGAAGTGGTGATTGCACACTCAGGTAGAACGGATGTGTTGATATCAAGATTTGGAGAGACTCTCAAGGGAGGAATCTCTGTGACTCGAATGGAGGAGAGATGGACCATAGATGATGTTGCATTTGACGTGCCTGGCCTATCCATAGATTGTTTTATTCCTCCTAAGGAGATGAAGATGGATTTTCACCACCAAGACGGTCCAAACACGTTTCCAGAGTTATTAGATGAGCGGCAAAAATTGTAAAATCAAAAACACCACAAGAATTAGTATAGAAAGTTGTATAAGGGtgatttttaaatcaaaacgCTTATGGTCAAAACGTTTATGGTCAGGTGCTCCGTCTGCTGACTATCTTGACATACTAAAACCAGCTGCTTTATCTTCTGAGATGATTTCAAAGGTGAGTTATTGAGGATGAAAAACAATACACAAATAATAGATTTTTCAAACTTGGGATTCAGAAAACCATATCGTGTAAAATCTCTTAGCTCATGTCATTCTATTAAAGACTGTTGATATCAAACGTTACATACTTAAAAATCAGAGTTTTCTCATATTATTCAATATGCATGTGTTAGAAAACGAATCCACATTGCTATCGATGCATACAGTTGAGCAACGTGTTTATTACATCATTTATCTGGAGTATTAATAACTTGGAATATATAATAAGCATGCTACAGTTCTACTACGCCTTATATAGATTACAAGACTTTGAaagatattttgtaaatatgaataTACTTCCACCATACGATATTTCTCATATTCCAAACATCAAACTCAACAGTCGTTAAGGGAAAGAAAAAATCGACCCAAGGGGCTAAAAGACCACAACACAACTCCAAGATCTATAGCCTAGCGGGTGAACTTCTTCTGGAATTGAGTGAGGACCGGGTATATATTCTCAAAGGCTTTGTATGTGTCCTCTCTCTTCTTGGATCCAGTGATAACCATCTTCCCAGACACAAAGATTAGTAGCACAATCTGTGCTCCTTTCATCCCTATCTTTCCTCTGATCCTGTAAATAAGTCCTGGAAATATCTCTGGCTCGTAGCTTGCGAAAGCGTGGTGATAGCAGGCAAGACCTTCAAGCCTTATAGGAAACTTCACATCACAAGAAGCTACGATGTTCTGAATCTTGAAGTCTTTGAACTTTGCTTGGAATCCAAGTTTCTGAATTATCCGAGCGTACTTCCTAGCCGCCAGCTTAGAGGAGTCTTCGGTCTTGGCTCCGGTACACACCATTCTTCCCGAGGCGAAGATCAACGCTGTGGTCTTTGGTTCCCGTATCCTCATGATCACAGCAGCAAAACGTTTAGGGTTATACTCAGCGTTCCGTGCTTGCAAAGCTATCGATTTTAGGTCAAGCTTGCAATCCAAGTTAACTGTAGAGACGATGTTTTGAAGAGTGGGAACTATCCCTGAAGGATGATTGGTACGGTCCACTGGATTACTACTCGCTTCGAAATCTTGATCACTCATTCTCGACGATCAAATTCAATGTTTTGGTTCCTACACAAAATCTAGGGTTTCGTAGCTTAAAGAAACCAAAAGATTATAAGCGATGAAGCTTTTTTAATACAAAGATTTGAGAACCGGAGAGATTGGTTTCGTCCTCTCGCTTATCTCAAAGAGGTTTTTGATCTGTGAGAGGCCACCGACTTGAGTTTTGTATATATAGGAGCCGAGCTACCCTTGACCGTCTTCATAAGACCGAGGGTGTTTCAGGGAAATCAAgagtttttcctttttataaaCTAACTTTCCGTTATTAATAAATGATAATGTCGAATATATctgcaaattattttttttattccaaTGGAAAATTAATGTACACTAGATCTGGACCCGCCCGACCGGGCGGGTGTATTTTTCTGTTTACGTAATGCAATTAAAAATTTTCACACCTTATATAATGTATcaaatttttatacaaatgatgACAAAAATACATCACATAATACAAATATTGCTGTAACATAATTTGATCACACCGTGGTATTTCTAATGTTTTACCTGTTATTTATCTTAGATCATCACTTATTCATCCTGATCTACTttactaaaattcaaaaaaaaatacaaagagtAGAACTAACAGTTTGATCAGCTAAAACTATTTCTAATGTTTCATCAGCGTAATGTGGGTTTTGTATCCATGAGTGAATCAGTTTTACTTGAACATGCCACACTTCCTTAAAGGGTTTAAGATCGCTGATCAAATGAAATCTTTTGTTAGCAGACATGATTTTTTTGTGAAGTAAGTCGTAAAAGAATGTGTAGAATGAGTTTGTACTCAGATAGAATATATAGTAGAGAGACAATACCCTAGTTGAGAATAAATATCTTTGCTTATTTTGCAAGGCATATTAGgtgaaataaatgaaaataatattttgttgattatgtttcttgtttttgaaattatggTAAAATCTTAATGGTTATGATTTGAAATAGGAAATGATTAGATTTTATGCTTGTTCCGCAAGTGTGTGGGTCAATTTTTTTAACGCAATACAAAACGCTAAAGTTGAGGAAATATCTTAACCACCCTCGTAAGGCATCTCTTGTTTGCATTAGTATGCAGAATATGTTGTTGAAATTCGAATATTAtgtttattgtttagtagttatggatcaaattatatatatatatatatattccttgtTCCGAAATTGAAGGGGAAATCTTATTTAGAAACAAATTAGTAAATTCTgcaaatatttctattttttttttccgaagaTTGTTAGGGAAAAAGATtttcaattcaaaaatattagattttaataagatagataatgattattaattatttggacATATGGAAGTCAGTGgaatatttcaatataataaATTGGTTACAAATATGCTACAAACACCACCGTGAAATTAAGTGAACTGAAATTGTTCAACTCGTGTGAGAATCATTGTTAatttttcttagtttaattacttatataatttgatgttcGTGCAGGTTACGTAAGCTAAGGATGAGATTTATATAATAAGCAATGTTAGGGTGTCGATATTGCAGAGgaattatttatgtttgttcatttaattaaaaatatgtagtttgtttgagtttattaataatatgtttcctttttttgtggTTAGTTTGAGTTATTTTAGGAAAACAATGAATAAGTGGAAAAGAcaatcatttttaatgtaaaactaaTTTAATTCTCAATGGCATTTGACTGTAAATATTATGTAACTTTTAGGGTTATTCTATAagtgtacttctgttttaataaagtagatGACTTTCTTTTAACGATTCTCTGT of the Brassica rapa cultivar Chiifu-401-42 chromosome A03, CAAS_Brap_v3.01, whole genome shotgun sequence genome contains:
- the LOC103855681 gene encoding uncharacterized protein LOC103855681 encodes the protein MQRLAPLMEEPMDQEEQERGGGSIRTKSWKKWIKTQLQSMIIHKKPDAKVLLSVLGCPLFPVPPLSKMSLQQVSSSAQYIIQHFAAATGCKKLERGIKNTFVTGKITMTMMNDLSGSATVNASPVSHKGCFVMWQMLPEKWLIELVGGGHKISAGSDGEIAWRYTPWLGDHAAKGAIRPLRRTLQGLDPLTISSVFSSAQFVGEKEINGKDCFVLKLSTDQTDLTRRSDSTAEMIKHVAFGYFSQKSGLLLCLEDSSLTRIQTPGSLPTYWETSMSSWMEDYRAIEGSEVVIAHSGRTDVLISRFGETLKGGISVTRMEERWTIDDVAFDVPGLSIDCFIPPKEMKMDFHHQDGPNTFPELLDERQKL
- the LOC103855680 gene encoding TATA-box-binding protein 1, which codes for MSDQDFEASSNPVDRTNHPSGIVPTLQNIVSTVNLDCKLDLKSIALQARNAEYNPKRFAAVIMRIREPKTTALIFASGRMVCTGAKTEDSSKLAARKYARIIQKLGFQAKFKDFKIQNIVASCDVKFPIRLEGLACYHHAFASYEPEIFPGLIYRIRGKIGMKGAQIVLLIFVSGKMVITGSKKREDTYKAFENIYPVLTQFQKKFTR